The nucleotide sequence TATTTATAATATGAATTGGCGCTTCAATAGAATCGGTAAGGATCTTTCCTTTAAGCATTACGCTTTCCTGGGAATAGCAATGAGTAGAAAAAATCAGTAAAATAAAAATGAAAAAACTATTTTTCATTTTAGTCTGCAATAGATTTCAGATAGGCCTTACTTTTTATTTCTAAATAAACCACCAGGTCCAAAGCGCGTTCTTCTTTTAATAATTTTTGCTGAAAACCATTTTCAAAAATATAGGTGAGAAAATTCATAATATGATTGGAATCGATCTTTAAATGATTTGTAAAGAAATAATCATCAAATTTATTACGCAAAGTATTAATCACCTCTCTTTCGTTTAATGCTTTAGATTCAGATTTACTAAGAGAACCAAAATTTGGTTTACCGGTAATCAAGCCTACCAAACCTAAAATATTACCGCCGGCTGGCGCCTGGGTTTGGCTGGCATTAAAAGCCTCGTTTGGTGTACCCCTTGGAATTACGCTACGTGGCACAGGCGGCACTTTAATAACCGGCATATCTATTACCTTAATATCTGCAATATCTTCCTTTAAATTCCCGCTAAGATTGTGAACTCTTACCTGCTCTAATTCTGTTAGTGCAGGTAACAATTTAATATTTAAAATTTTCTGATTAAGGATTTTAGAAGTTATTTGTACTTCTTTTCGCTGGAATTGTACTGAAGAAATTAGCAGTAAATCGTTCTCCTTTACTTCAAGTTTAAAATTTCCCGCTTTATCACTAACGGTTCCCTTTTCTTGCGTTACATTGATAATGTGAATGGGAGCTTCAATTGAATCGGCTTGAATTCTCCCGG is from Salegentibacter mishustinae and encodes:
- a CDS encoding carboxypeptidase-like regulatory domain-containing protein, with protein sequence MLFNQHQSIKPYLFIFLLAFAQLAIAQEKQEITGRIQADSIEAPIHIINVTQEKGTVSDKAGNFKLEVKENDLLLISSVQFQRKEVQITSKILNQKILNIKLLPALTELEQVRVHNLSGNLKEDIADIKVIDMPVIKVPPVPRSVIPRGTPNEAFNASQTQAPAGGNILGLVGLITGKPNFGSLSKSESKALNEREVINTLRNKFDDYFFTNHLKIDSNHIMNFLTYIFENGFQQKLLKEERALDLVVYLEIKSKAYLKSIAD